In a genomic window of Telopea speciosissima isolate NSW1024214 ecotype Mountain lineage chromosome 5, Tspe_v1, whole genome shotgun sequence:
- the LOC122663143 gene encoding mitogen-activated protein kinase kinase kinase 20-like yields the protein MERQKSHGGMWRRGYTIGQGSFGTVSLATAKQKAIKHRNHLPRLMAVKWAEVSRSGTLQKEREILTRFEGCPSILRCYGDEMTTENGELTYNVLLEYASGGTLASRIKNSHGGLPEAEVRRYTRSILQGLNHIHDRGYVHCDIKPQNILLVLCSSSSLDTIRNDYVAKIADFGSAKNTMIEQRKRKRMNKRQSLSLRGTPLYMSPESVAGEEQEAPSDIWALGCVVAEMISGKPAWNCDSDMDVDELLSLIGSGKELPETPSKMSKEGKDFLKRCFVRTSLFRWTAAMLLHHPFVSEDVQVETAPELSNDTKEAESVQKRRRINGSDEPSIGDDKLKPVSKASITTRLGRFATAS from the exons ATGGAACGACAGAAGAGTCATGGAGGAATGTGGAGGAGAGGCTATACCATTGGCCAAGGGAGCTTCGGTACTGTTTCTTTGGCCACAGCAAAACAGAAAGCCATCAAGCATCGAAACCATCTCCCACGATTGATGGCTGTGAAATGGGCTGAGGTCTCTCGTTCTGGAACCCttcagaaggaaagagagatactcACCAGGTTCGAAGGATGTCCTTCCATTCTACGCTGCTACGGTGACGAGATGACTACGGAGAATGGTGAGTTAACCTACAATGTCTTGTTGGAATATGCCTCTGGAGGTACCTTAGCTTCTCGGATTAAGAACTCCCATGGCGGATTGCCTGAAGCTGAAGTTAGGCGCTATACCCGCTCGATTCTTCAGGGTCTTAACCATATTCATGATCGTGGTTACGTTCATTGCGATATCAAACCCCAGAATATTCTGCTCGTGCTTTGCTCGTCTTCTTCTTTAGACACAATTCGTAATGACTATGTCGCGAAGATTGCTGATTTTGGTTCTGCTAAGAATACCATGATAGaacagaggaagaggaagaggatgaaCAAACGACAGTCTTTGAGTTTGAGAGGAACCCCTCTTTATATGTCACCGGAATCTGTTGCAGGTGAGGAACAGGAAGCCCCTTCTGATATATGGGCTCTTGGGTGTGTTGTAGCTGAGATGATTAGTGGAAAACCTGCCTGGAATTGTGATTCTGACATGGATGTTGATGAGCTTCTTTCTCTGATCGGCTCCGGCAAGGAATTGCCCGAAACCCCAAGTAAgatgtccaaagaagggaaggatttcTTGAAGAGGTGTTTTGTGAGGACTAGCTTGTTCAGATGGACAGCCGCCATGCTTTTGCATCACCCATTCGTATCAGAGGAT GTTCAAGTTGAAACTGCTCCAGAGTTGTCCAATGATACCAAAGAAGCAGAGAGTGTTCAAAAGCGAAGGAGGATCAATGGCTCTGATGAGCCTTCTATTGGTGATGACAAATTGAAGCCAGTATCAAAGGCTTCAATTACTACAAGGCTTGGAAGATTTGCCACAGCTTCTTGA